The following coding sequences are from one Pseudonocardia sp. EC080619-01 window:
- the ddaH gene encoding dimethylargininase has translation MTAEPIVPLPDDDRARPAPSVLMCRPTHFTVSYRINPWMRPEQVTDTPLAVRQWQDLHAVYRELGFDVRLVDPLPGLPDMVYAANGGTVVDGVALTARFRYAERAAEGPAYGAWFRSAGFDVREAEAVNEGEGDLLLVGDTIYAGTGFRTDPAAHHEAARVLGREVVSLQLVDPRYYHLDTAFAVLDPAGGPGAVAYLPSAFDDASQEVLRFRFPDAVIVGEDDAAVLGLNCFSDGRTVVHAPQAEKFAAELAERGFGTVGVDTSELRRGGGGIKCCTLELREAP, from the coding sequence ATGACCGCCGAGCCGATCGTGCCGCTCCCCGACGACGACCGCGCCCGCCCCGCGCCGTCGGTGCTGATGTGCCGGCCCACCCACTTCACCGTCAGCTACCGGATCAATCCCTGGATGCGGCCGGAGCAGGTCACCGACACCCCGCTGGCCGTGCGCCAGTGGCAGGACCTGCACGCCGTCTACCGCGAGCTCGGGTTCGACGTGCGGCTGGTCGACCCGCTGCCCGGCCTGCCGGACATGGTCTACGCCGCGAACGGCGGCACCGTCGTCGACGGTGTCGCGCTCACCGCGCGGTTCCGGTACGCCGAGCGCGCCGCCGAGGGGCCCGCGTACGGCGCGTGGTTCCGGTCGGCCGGGTTCGACGTGCGCGAGGCCGAGGCCGTCAACGAGGGCGAGGGCGACCTGCTGCTCGTCGGCGACACGATCTACGCGGGCACCGGGTTCCGCACCGATCCCGCGGCGCACCACGAGGCCGCCCGGGTGCTCGGCCGCGAGGTCGTGTCGCTGCAGCTCGTCGATCCCCGCTACTACCACCTGGACACCGCGTTCGCCGTGCTCGACCCGGCGGGCGGGCCCGGTGCGGTGGCCTACCTGCCGTCGGCGTTCGACGACGCGTCGCAGGAGGTCCTGCGGTTTCGGTTCCCGGACGCCGTGATCGTCGGCGAGGACGACGCCGCCGTGCTCGGCCTGAACTGCTTCTCCGACGGGCGCACCGTCGTCCACGCGCCCCAGGCCGAGAAGTTCGCCGCGGAGCTCGCCGAGCGCGGGTTCGGCACCGTCGGCGTCGACACCTCCGAGCTCCGCCGCGGTGGCGGCGGGATCAAGTGCTGCACCCTCGAGCTGCGGGAGGCACCGTGA
- a CDS encoding Ppx/GppA phosphatase family protein, which produces MRLAVLDVGSNTVHLLVVDAHRGAHPKPMSSDKDQLRLAEHLDRKGALTKEGVKALLESVHRARDTARAAGCDDLMAFATSALRDATNSAEVLALVQRETGVTLEVLPGEDEARWTFFAVRRWCGWSAGRLLVLDIGGGSLELAVGRDETPDVAASVPLGAGRLTREAFSADPPPRAELTALAERVRDELAPVAGRLRAGGRPDRAVGTSKTFRTLARLAGAAPSSAGPRTHRTLTAQGLRQLSGFVTRMSGPDLAELDGVSASRAHQLVAGTVVAQAAMDALGVDELDICPWALREGVILRRFDMLDGTNGDDRSAHVSGGGLGPLTTHRARWSG; this is translated from the coding sequence GTGCGACTGGCCGTCCTAGACGTGGGGTCCAACACCGTTCATCTGCTCGTGGTGGATGCGCACCGTGGTGCCCACCCGAAGCCGATGTCCTCGGACAAGGACCAGCTCCGGCTGGCCGAGCACCTGGACCGCAAGGGTGCGCTGACCAAGGAGGGCGTCAAGGCGCTCCTGGAGAGCGTGCACCGGGCCCGGGACACGGCCCGTGCCGCCGGGTGCGACGACCTGATGGCGTTCGCGACCTCGGCGCTGCGCGACGCCACCAACTCGGCCGAGGTGCTCGCGCTCGTGCAGCGCGAGACCGGGGTGACCCTCGAGGTGCTGCCCGGCGAGGACGAGGCCCGCTGGACCTTCTTCGCCGTCCGCCGGTGGTGCGGCTGGTCGGCCGGGCGCCTGCTGGTGCTCGACATCGGGGGCGGGTCGCTGGAGCTCGCCGTCGGCCGGGACGAGACGCCGGACGTCGCCGCCTCGGTGCCGCTCGGCGCCGGGCGCCTGACCCGCGAGGCGTTCTCCGCCGACCCGCCGCCCCGCGCCGAGCTGACGGCGCTGGCCGAGCGGGTCCGCGACGAGCTCGCCCCGGTGGCCGGACGGCTGCGCGCCGGTGGCCGCCCGGATCGCGCGGTGGGCACGTCGAAGACCTTCCGGACGCTCGCCCGGCTCGCCGGCGCCGCGCCGTCCAGCGCGGGCCCGCGGACCCACCGCACGCTCACCGCGCAGGGGCTGCGCCAGCTCTCCGGGTTCGTGACCCGGATGTCCGGCCCGGACCTCGCGGAGCTGGACGGGGTCAGCGCCAGCCGCGCGCACCAGCTCGTCGCCGGGACGGTCGTCGCGCAGGCCGCGATGGACGCGCTGGGGGTCGACGAGCTCGACATCTGTCCGTGGGCGTTGCGTGAGGGCGTGATCCTCCGGCGGTTCGACATGCTCGACGGAACGAACGGGGACGACCGCTCGGCGCACGTTTCCGGGGGTGGGCTTGGACCCTTGACAACACACAGGGCACGGTGGTCGGGATGA
- a CDS encoding cell wall metabolism sensor histidine kinase WalK: MTTLAWLIAVVALGLGLLAGAALARRPSAGRPARRTAVASRTPDDRPSAAAPTLGELLHRTFRQSDSGLAVVGAAGDVLLHNPRAAALGAVTEDRLDPRAWAACQRVQAGDRLLEVDLSPLDRTPRGPVAVQARIHALGDGFTLVEAVDTSEVARLEATRRDFVANVSHELKTPVGAVALLAEALLDTLEGLDPAEGSEDDAAEVRRFGEKLLREATRMGNLVSELIALSRLTGAERLPELAAVEVDDVASEALARSRNSAESHGVEITADGPSGLVVDGDRTLLVTALTNLVENAIAYSPTDSSVSVSRREVGGSVEIAVTDRGIGIAPEHQKRVFERFFRVDPARSRATGGTGLGLAIVKHVCANHGGEVRLWSRPGTGSTFTMRLPARLGVEGPRGAAGSETPETATTGG, translated from the coding sequence GTGACCACGCTCGCGTGGCTGATCGCGGTCGTCGCGCTCGGCCTGGGCCTGCTGGCCGGGGCCGCGCTGGCGCGGCGTCCGTCCGCCGGCCGCCCCGCCCGCCGCACCGCCGTCGCGTCCCGCACCCCGGACGACCGGCCGTCCGCCGCGGCACCCACCCTCGGGGAGCTGCTGCACCGCACGTTCCGCCAGTCGGACTCCGGCCTGGCCGTCGTCGGTGCCGCGGGTGACGTGCTGCTGCACAACCCGCGGGCCGCCGCGCTCGGCGCCGTCACCGAGGACCGGCTGGACCCCCGCGCCTGGGCCGCCTGCCAGCGCGTGCAGGCCGGGGACCGGCTGCTCGAGGTCGATCTCTCCCCGCTGGACCGCACCCCGCGCGGGCCGGTCGCGGTGCAGGCGAGGATCCACGCCCTCGGCGACGGGTTCACCCTGGTCGAGGCCGTCGACACCTCCGAGGTGGCACGGCTGGAGGCCACCCGCCGCGACTTCGTCGCCAACGTCAGCCACGAGCTCAAGACGCCGGTCGGCGCGGTCGCGCTGCTGGCCGAGGCGCTGCTCGACACCCTCGAGGGCCTGGACCCGGCCGAGGGCTCCGAGGACGACGCCGCCGAGGTCCGGCGGTTCGGCGAGAAGCTGCTCCGCGAGGCCACCCGGATGGGCAACCTCGTCTCCGAGCTGATCGCCCTGTCCCGGCTGACCGGCGCCGAGCGGCTGCCCGAGCTGGCCGCCGTCGAGGTCGACGACGTCGCCTCCGAGGCGCTGGCCCGCAGCCGCAACTCCGCGGAGTCGCACGGCGTCGAGATCACCGCCGACGGACCCTCCGGGCTGGTCGTCGACGGGGACCGGACGTTGCTCGTCACGGCGCTGACCAACCTCGTCGAGAACGCGATCGCGTACTCGCCCACCGACTCGTCGGTGTCGGTGAGCCGGCGGGAGGTCGGCGGCTCGGTCGAGATCGCCGTCACCGACCGCGGCATCGGCATCGCCCCGGAACACCAGAAGCGGGTGTTCGAGCGCTTCTTCCGGGTCGACCCGGCCCGGTCCCGCGCGACCGGCGGCACCGGGCTCGGCCTGGCGATCGTCAAGCACGTCTGCGCGAACCACGGCGGTGAGGTGCGGCTGTGGAGCCGTCCCGGCACCGGCTCGACGTTCACCATGCGGCTCCCCGCCCGGCTGGGCGTCGAGGGCCCCAGGGGGGCGGCCGGTAGCGAGACCCCCGAGACCGCGACAACCGGAGGATGA
- a CDS encoding helix-turn-helix domain-containing protein — protein sequence MAAERPEPLRPAQVQFLTVAEVASMMRVSKMTVYRLVHSGELPAARVGRSFRVPQRAVEDYLRNAYFDAG from the coding sequence ATGGCGGCGGAACGTCCCGAGCCCCTGCGGCCGGCCCAGGTCCAGTTCCTGACGGTGGCCGAGGTGGCCTCGATGATGCGGGTCTCCAAGATGACCGTGTACCGGCTGGTGCACTCGGGTGAGCTGCCGGCCGCGCGCGTCGGCCGTTCGTTCCGGGTGCCGCAGCGCGCCGTCGAGGACTACCTGCGCAACGCCTACTTCGACGCGGGCTGA
- a CDS encoding sugar phosphate isomerase/epimerase yields the protein MSDRETTPRHVTSSPLPGSAVAPLPVPVALSTASVYPEGVAAGFEIAAELGYDGVELMIWTDPVSQDPRAIERLAHRHGVPVLAVHAPCLAVTQRVWGADPVHRLRRTVEVAARLGARTVVVHPPFRWQRRYADVFGDEVARAFEHDGVTLPVENMFPVKRGSISTVPYALGHDPTDIGYGAYTLDLSHTAAAEVDALDLMARMGDRLTHLHLTDGSGAPRDEHLVPGRGAQPCAEVCQALADGAFARDGGTVVLEVSTRRCRTRQERTGLLAESLLFARLHLAPTVPAGVGGSR from the coding sequence ATGAGCGACCGGGAGACGACTCCACGTCATGTGACGTCGTCGCCCCTGCCCGGATCCGCCGTCGCCCCGCTCCCGGTTCCCGTCGCGCTGTCCACCGCCTCGGTCTACCCGGAGGGTGTGGCGGCCGGTTTCGAGATCGCCGCCGAGCTGGGCTACGACGGCGTCGAGCTCATGATCTGGACCGACCCGGTCAGCCAGGACCCGCGGGCGATCGAGCGGCTGGCGCACCGGCACGGTGTCCCGGTGCTCGCGGTGCACGCGCCCTGCCTGGCCGTCACCCAGCGGGTGTGGGGCGCCGACCCCGTGCACCGGCTCCGCCGCACCGTCGAGGTCGCCGCCCGGCTCGGCGCGCGGACGGTCGTCGTCCACCCGCCGTTCCGCTGGCAGCGCCGCTACGCCGACGTGTTCGGCGACGAGGTCGCGCGGGCGTTCGAGCACGACGGTGTCACGCTCCCGGTGGAGAACATGTTCCCGGTGAAGCGGGGCTCGATCAGCACCGTGCCGTACGCGCTCGGCCACGACCCGACCGACATCGGGTACGGCGCCTACACCCTCGACCTGTCGCACACCGCCGCCGCCGAGGTCGACGCGCTCGACCTCATGGCGCGGATGGGTGACCGGCTGACCCACCTGCACCTCACCGACGGCTCCGGGGCCCCGCGGGACGAGCACCTGGTCCCGGGCCGTGGCGCCCAGCCGTGCGCCGAGGTGTGCCAGGCACTCGCCGACGGCGCGTTCGCCCGCGACGGGGGCACCGTCGTCCTCGAGGTGTCCACCCGCCGCTGCCGCACCCGCCAGGAGCGCACCGGCCTGCTCGCCGAGTCGCTGCTGTTCGCGCGGCTGCACCTCGCGCCGACCGTCCCGGCCGGCGTCGGCGGCTCCCGCTGA
- a CDS encoding 30S ribosomal protein bS22 translates to MGSVIKKRRKRMSKKKHRKLLRKTRVQRRKLGK, encoded by the coding sequence ATGGGCTCGGTCATCAAGAAGCGCCGCAAGCGGATGTCGAAGAAGAAGCACCGCAAGCTGCTGCGCAAGACCCGGGTGCAGCGCCGCAAGCTCGGCAAGTGA
- the rocD gene encoding ornithine--oxo-acid transaminase, producing the protein MTVLENGTGTGATTERIALDERYGVANYAPLPVVLSAGEGAWVTDVDGRRYLDVLAGYSALNFGHRHPALVAAAHRQLDTLTLTARAFHNDRLPDFQHELARLTGTEAVLPMNTGAEAVESAIKVARAWGYRVRGVRPGAARIVVAGGNFHGRTTTVVSFSDDPAARDGFGPFTPGFDRVPYGDTAALAAALTDDTVAVLIEPVQGEAGVIVPPEGYLRDVRQITARRDVLLVCDEIQSGLGRAGATLCSDLAGIRADLYTLGKALGGGILPVSAVVGRRDVLGVLRPGEHGSTFGGNPLAAAVGSAVCGLLATGEYQAAARDLGAHLGARLRELPGLTAVRGAGLWFGVDVDPRLGSGRDVCVALARRGVLAKETHGVTVRISPPLVITRDETDVLVDTFADVLRDLGAA; encoded by the coding sequence GTGACCGTCCTGGAGAACGGCACCGGCACCGGTGCGACCACCGAGCGGATCGCGCTCGACGAGCGGTACGGCGTCGCGAACTACGCGCCGCTGCCGGTCGTGCTGAGCGCGGGTGAGGGTGCCTGGGTCACCGACGTCGACGGCCGTCGCTACCTCGACGTCCTCGCCGGCTACTCCGCGCTGAACTTCGGCCACCGGCACCCCGCGCTGGTCGCGGCCGCACACCGCCAGCTCGACACCCTGACGCTGACCGCGCGCGCCTTCCACAACGACCGGCTGCCGGACTTCCAGCACGAGCTCGCCCGGCTGACCGGTACCGAGGCCGTGCTGCCGATGAACACCGGCGCCGAGGCCGTCGAGTCCGCGATCAAGGTCGCTCGGGCCTGGGGCTACCGGGTGCGCGGGGTGCGGCCCGGTGCGGCCCGGATCGTCGTCGCCGGTGGCAACTTCCACGGCCGGACGACGACCGTCGTCTCCTTCTCCGACGACCCGGCGGCCCGCGACGGCTTCGGCCCCTTCACCCCGGGCTTCGACCGCGTCCCCTACGGCGACACCGCGGCGCTGGCGGCGGCGCTCACCGACGACACCGTCGCGGTCCTGATCGAGCCGGTGCAGGGTGAGGCGGGCGTGATCGTCCCGCCGGAGGGGTACCTGCGCGACGTCCGGCAGATCACCGCGCGCCGTGACGTCCTGCTGGTCTGCGACGAGATCCAGTCCGGGCTCGGCAGGGCCGGCGCGACGCTGTGCAGCGACCTCGCCGGGATCCGGGCCGATCTCTACACCCTCGGCAAGGCGCTCGGCGGCGGGATCCTGCCGGTCAGCGCCGTCGTCGGGCGGCGTGACGTGCTCGGTGTGCTGCGTCCCGGCGAGCACGGCTCGACCTTCGGCGGGAACCCGCTCGCGGCGGCCGTCGGGTCCGCGGTGTGCGGTCTGCTGGCCACGGGGGAGTACCAGGCGGCGGCCCGCGACCTCGGTGCGCACCTGGGCGCGCGGCTGCGGGAGCTGCCCGGGCTGACCGCCGTGCGCGGGGCGGGGTTGTGGTTCGGCGTCGACGTCGACCCCCGGCTCGGATCCGGACGGGACGTCTGCGTCGCACTCGCCCGCCGCGGGGTGCTGGCGAAGGAGACGCACGGCGTCACCGTCCGGATCTCGCCGCCGCTGGTGATCACCCGGGACGAGACCGACGTGCTGGTGGACACGTTCGCGGACGTACTGCGAGACCTCGGCGCGGCCTAG
- a CDS encoding NAD-dependent epimerase/dehydratase family protein has product MSSPTPNVVLVTGVSGYLGGHLAARLAANPDIDRVLGVDTVPPPRDLLRRMGRAEFVRADIRNPLIAKVISTAGVDTVVHASLSASPASSGGRATMKEMNVIGTMQLLAACQKAPSVRRVVLKSTTAVYGSSSRDPAVFDEATGAKDLPSGGYAKDAAEIEGYLRGFSRRRPDVTATVLRFANFIGPRIDTVLTRYFALPVVPTVLGYDARIQLLHEEDGLAVLERAATHELPGVYNVAAHGVLMLSQAIRRAGKIALPVPSTAVAPVSRVLRGARVVDFSPEQMRFLNFGRVVDLTRLIDDFGFEPRWTTTQAFDDFVRGKALSPVLGTERIASAERGLLGLARALR; this is encoded by the coding sequence ATGTCGTCGCCGACCCCGAACGTCGTGCTCGTCACCGGCGTGAGCGGTTACCTCGGCGGTCACCTCGCGGCGCGGCTGGCGGCGAACCCGGACATCGACCGGGTGCTCGGTGTCGACACCGTCCCGCCGCCGCGGGACCTGCTGCGGCGCATGGGCCGCGCCGAGTTCGTGCGCGCCGACATCCGCAACCCGCTGATCGCCAAGGTCATCTCCACCGCCGGGGTCGACACCGTCGTCCACGCGTCGCTGTCGGCCAGCCCCGCCTCCTCGGGCGGCCGCGCGACGATGAAGGAGATGAACGTCATCGGCACGATGCAGCTGCTCGCCGCGTGCCAGAAGGCGCCGAGCGTGCGGCGGGTCGTGCTGAAGTCGACGACCGCGGTCTACGGCTCCAGCTCCCGCGACCCCGCGGTGTTCGACGAGGCGACCGGGGCGAAGGACCTCCCCTCGGGCGGCTACGCCAAGGACGCCGCGGAGATCGAGGGCTACCTGCGGGGGTTCAGCCGCCGCCGGCCGGACGTCACGGCGACGGTGCTGCGGTTCGCGAACTTCATCGGCCCGCGCATCGACACCGTGCTGACCCGGTACTTCGCGCTGCCCGTCGTGCCGACGGTGCTCGGGTACGACGCGCGGATCCAGCTCCTGCACGAGGAGGACGGGCTCGCCGTCCTGGAACGGGCCGCCACCCACGAGCTCCCCGGGGTCTACAACGTCGCCGCGCACGGTGTGCTGATGCTGTCCCAGGCGATCCGGCGCGCGGGCAAGATCGCGCTGCCGGTACCCAGCACCGCGGTCGCCCCGGTCAGCCGGGTGCTGCGCGGTGCCCGGGTGGTCGACTTCTCGCCGGAGCAGATGCGGTTCCTCAACTTCGGCCGGGTCGTCGACCTGACCCGGCTGATCGACGACTTCGGGTTCGAACCCCGGTGGACGACCACGCAGGCGTTCGACGACTTCGTCCGGGGCAAGGCGCTGAGCCCGGTGCTCGGCACGGAGCGGATCGCGTCGGCCGAACGCGGCCTGCTCGGTCTCGCACGGGCACTCCGCTGA
- a CDS encoding thioesterase family protein gives MSGTTVDTGRPFADAHVLDDLGDGRFRAGLDDVWAVGPKAFGGLLMVLMAKAGLTRLSADGSPAVDPLAVSADFLRAPDLAPVELEATPLKIGRTISSVAVRLTQAGKLMLHATVTAGVLPGGEPRWDTAVGLGPDPAADAVDPASAQGGARGLASACELRYPADALPFLRGETGPPEMSGWVRPRGEEPDVLFALLAGDILPPTVFNLGGRPGWAPTVQLTALLRGRPSPGWLRVDSRSRTVSGTQFDEDVTVVDATGRTVCQARQLALAPLGG, from the coding sequence ATGAGCGGCACGACGGTCGATACCGGACGTCCCTTCGCGGACGCGCACGTCCTCGACGATCTCGGCGACGGCAGGTTCCGCGCCGGCCTCGACGACGTCTGGGCGGTCGGCCCGAAGGCGTTCGGCGGGCTGCTGATGGTGCTGATGGCCAAGGCGGGGCTCACCCGGCTGTCCGCCGACGGCTCCCCGGCCGTCGACCCGCTGGCGGTCTCGGCGGACTTCCTGCGCGCGCCCGACCTCGCGCCCGTGGAGCTGGAGGCGACCCCGCTGAAGATCGGCCGCACGATCTCGTCGGTCGCGGTACGGCTGACCCAGGCCGGGAAGCTGATGCTGCACGCGACCGTCACCGCGGGCGTCCTCCCCGGCGGGGAGCCGCGCTGGGACACCGCGGTCGGGCTCGGTCCCGACCCGGCCGCCGACGCCGTCGACCCCGCGTCCGCGCAGGGCGGCGCCCGCGGGCTGGCCTCCGCCTGCGAGCTGCGCTACCCGGCGGACGCGCTGCCGTTCCTGCGCGGGGAGACCGGGCCCCCGGAGATGTCGGGCTGGGTGCGCCCGCGCGGCGAGGAGCCGGACGTCCTGTTCGCGCTGCTGGCCGGCGACATCCTCCCGCCGACCGTGTTCAACCTCGGCGGACGTCCGGGCTGGGCGCCCACGGTGCAGCTCACCGCGCTGCTGCGCGGCCGTCCGTCGCCCGGCTGGCTGCGGGTCGACTCCCGCTCCCGCACCGTATCGGGGACCCAGTTCGACGAGGACGTCACCGTCGTCGACGCGACCGGGCGCACGGTGTGCCAGGCCCGTCAGCTCGCCCTCGCACCGCTGGGCGGGTAG
- a CDS encoding phosphoglyceromutase: protein MPTLVLLRHGQSDWNAKNLFTGWVDVPLSEQGEAEARRGGELLRESGVAPDVVHTSLLRRAISTANIALDAADRHWIPVKRDWRLNERHYGALQGKDKKQTLAEFGEDQFMLWRRSYDTPPPPIEKGSEFSQDADPRYAGVDAPLTECLADVVARFLPYWEESVVPDLRDGRTVLLAAHGNSLRALVKYLDGISDADIAGLNIPTGIPLVYDLDDDLRPTNPGGRYLDPAAAEAAIAGVANQGR from the coding sequence ATGCCGACCCTCGTACTGCTGCGCCACGGCCAGAGCGACTGGAACGCGAAGAACCTCTTCACCGGCTGGGTGGACGTCCCGCTCTCCGAGCAGGGCGAGGCCGAGGCCCGCCGTGGTGGCGAGCTGCTGCGCGAGTCCGGCGTCGCCCCGGACGTCGTGCACACCTCGCTGCTGCGCCGGGCCATCTCCACCGCGAACATCGCGCTCGACGCGGCGGACCGGCACTGGATCCCGGTGAAGCGCGACTGGCGGCTCAACGAGCGGCACTACGGCGCGCTGCAGGGCAAGGACAAGAAGCAGACCCTGGCCGAGTTCGGCGAGGACCAGTTCATGCTCTGGCGCCGGTCCTACGACACCCCGCCGCCGCCCATCGAGAAGGGCAGCGAGTTCTCCCAGGACGCCGACCCGCGCTACGCCGGCGTCGACGCGCCGCTGACGGAGTGCCTCGCCGACGTCGTCGCGCGGTTCCTGCCGTACTGGGAGGAGTCGGTCGTGCCGGACCTGCGGGACGGTCGGACCGTGCTGCTCGCCGCGCACGGCAACTCGCTGCGCGCGCTCGTGAAGTACCTCGACGGGATCTCCGACGCCGACATCGCCGGACTGAACATCCCGACCGGCATCCCGCTGGTCTACGACCTCGACGACGACCTGCGCCCGACGAACCCGGGCGGTCGCTACCTCGACCCGGCCGCGGCCGAGGCGGCGATCGCGGGCGTGGCGAACCAGGGCCGCTGA
- the proC gene encoding pyrroline-5-carboxylate reductase, whose amino-acid sequence MTGTRIAVLGGGRIGEALLGGLLAAGRDAGELVFSERFPERAAQLSAELGVAAEPAADAVRGAGTVVVAVKPQDVVALLGEIGGALDEGTLVVSLCAGLPTSLFEGALPAGTPVVRVMPNTPMLLGAAMCAISPGAHAGDGHLAETEALLGTVGAVLRIDEAKQDAATAVSGSGPAYFFLVAEAMIEAGVALGLTRPAATELTVQTALGAARMLRETGEHPAVLRENVTSPAGTTAAALRELERHGLRSAFADAVTAAHDRSVALGRG is encoded by the coding sequence ATGACTGGGACACGGATCGCGGTACTGGGTGGCGGACGGATCGGCGAGGCGCTGCTCGGCGGGTTGCTCGCCGCCGGGCGGGACGCCGGGGAGCTGGTGTTCTCCGAGAGGTTCCCGGAGCGCGCCGCCCAGCTGTCCGCCGAGCTGGGGGTGGCCGCCGAGCCGGCCGCCGATGCGGTGCGCGGCGCCGGGACGGTCGTCGTCGCGGTGAAGCCGCAGGACGTCGTCGCGCTGCTCGGCGAGATCGGCGGGGCACTGGACGAGGGCACCCTCGTGGTGTCGCTGTGCGCGGGCCTGCCGACGTCGCTGTTCGAGGGGGCGCTGCCCGCGGGGACGCCGGTCGTGCGGGTCATGCCGAACACCCCGATGCTGCTCGGGGCCGCGATGTGCGCGATCTCCCCGGGCGCCCACGCCGGCGACGGGCACCTCGCCGAGACCGAGGCGCTGCTCGGCACCGTCGGGGCGGTGCTGCGGATCGACGAGGCCAAGCAGGACGCCGCCACCGCGGTCTCCGGCTCCGGACCGGCCTACTTCTTCCTGGTCGCCGAGGCCATGATCGAGGCCGGGGTGGCGCTCGGGCTGACCCGGCCGGCCGCGACCGAGCTGACGGTGCAGACCGCGCTCGGTGCCGCCCGGATGCTGCGGGAGACCGGCGAGCACCCGGCGGTGCTGCGGGAGAACGTCACCTCCCCGGCCGGGACGACGGCGGCGGCCCTGCGCGAGCTGGAGCGGCACGGCCTGCGGTCGGCGTTCGCGGACGCCGTGACCGCCGCCCACGACCGGTCCGTGGCCCTCGGTCGGGGGTGA
- a CDS encoding response regulator transcription factor, translated as MTRVLIVEDEESFADPLAFMLRKEGFTTAVAANGNDALSEFDRNGADIVLLDLMLPGMSGTDVCKALRSRSAVPVIMVTARDSEIDKVVGLELGADDYVTKPYSARELIARVRAVLRRGGEATGETESGNGILEAGPVRMDVERHVVSVNGDDVPLPLKEFDLLEYLLRNVGRVLTRAQLIDRVWGADYVGDTKTLDVHVKRLRSKVEDDPSTPKHLVTVRGLGYKFDV; from the coding sequence ATGACCAGGGTGCTGATCGTGGAGGACGAGGAGTCCTTCGCCGACCCGCTCGCGTTCATGCTGCGCAAGGAGGGCTTCACCACGGCCGTCGCGGCCAACGGCAACGACGCGCTGAGCGAGTTCGACCGCAACGGCGCCGACATCGTGCTGCTCGACCTCATGCTCCCCGGCATGAGCGGCACCGACGTCTGCAAGGCGCTCCGCTCCCGCTCCGCCGTCCCCGTGATCATGGTGACGGCCCGGGACAGCGAGATCGACAAGGTGGTCGGGCTGGAGCTCGGCGCCGACGACTACGTCACCAAGCCGTACTCGGCCCGCGAGCTGATCGCCCGCGTCCGCGCCGTGCTCCGCCGCGGCGGCGAGGCCACCGGCGAGACCGAGAGCGGCAACGGGATCCTCGAGGCCGGCCCGGTCCGGATGGACGTCGAGCGGCACGTCGTGTCGGTGAACGGCGACGACGTCCCGCTCCCGCTCAAGGAGTTCGACCTGCTCGAGTACCTGCTCCGCAACGTCGGGCGGGTGCTCACCCGGGCCCAGCTGATCGACCGGGTGTGGGGCGCGGACTACGTCGGCGACACGAAGACGCTCGACGTCCACGTGAAGCGCCTGCGCTCCAAGGTGGAGGACGACCCGTCGACGCCGAAGCACCTGGTCACCGTGCGCGGACTGGGCTACAAGTTCGATGTGTGA